TAATTTTATGGTAAGAATGTCTGAAGTTCCATATTGCGATGAAGAAGAAGAAAAAGAGCTTCTTGGACTTCTTGAAACTTTATCAGACGATGATTTAAAAATTGTTAAAAGGAAAACTATAGAGTTATGATAAAGATTACAGAGGAAATAGGGCTAGAAACAACAAAAGTAGCAGATAAATTCTTTGTTAAACATAAAAAAGTTTATGATAAATTTATAGAGAACATTAAGAGCTATTATCATTATAAAAATCAAAATATTGATATAAAAGCTATGAAAAGCTATAAAAACCTGTATAGAATGAGAATTAATGATT
This genomic stretch from uncultured Fusobacterium sp. harbors:
- a CDS encoding type II toxin-antitoxin system RelE/ParE family toxin, with amino-acid sequence MIKITEEIGLETTKVADKFFVKHKKVYDKFIENIKSYYHYKNQNIDIKAMKSYKNLYRMRINDYRVVYKLVNGEITIVSVIAVASRGQIYNDF